One window of the Crateriforma spongiae genome contains the following:
- a CDS encoding kelch repeat-containing protein, whose protein sequence is MSWLASDDEGHAVFWFGESPADRTYHLPDAIAGIELKLDQGTEAKSITTAPVDTDDLVGLKSNGTLGETGEVFGSVTYGLYHGTRLTYHVEHLLSGDATQWPTAPRANSPLQTVIVSAPSGGVLVTVLQDGKPTADVEVKLYDAEGTENASATTDSAGIATFKAESLSSGLNAVLVGVQQSDVEGELDGTAYTNTADYLTSTFIHASDADHAKATPERPTVDESSKVSIDDSGLDALPEELTSFGAAISGSKLFVYGGHTGEAHSYSNEEQSNRLWCLDLEKVDQSKWQQVCTDHRLQGLAMVPYDNGVIRIGGFTAMNEKGEDRNLKSQTYVRHFDADSGSWTDLPALPEPRSSTDAAILGDTIYVIGGWKLDGESDNSVWHETAWKMDLSADQPAWQPIASPPFQRRALAVAAFDGKIYAIGGMKSVGGPTTRTDIYDPSSDTWTEGPSMPGTGMAGFGASAFACGDHLYVSTMDGFLHRLASGEAEWTTVAKIDPARFFHRMLPLDDHRMLMIGGANMEIGKFTDIALVDVRSEN, encoded by the coding sequence ATGTCTTGGTTGGCATCCGACGACGAAGGACACGCGGTCTTTTGGTTCGGTGAATCCCCCGCCGACCGGACCTACCATTTGCCCGATGCAATCGCGGGCATCGAACTGAAACTAGACCAAGGCACCGAAGCAAAATCCATCACCACCGCCCCGGTGGATACCGACGACTTGGTCGGTTTGAAAAGCAACGGCACCTTGGGTGAAACGGGCGAAGTATTCGGCAGTGTGACCTACGGCCTTTATCATGGCACGCGGCTGACCTATCACGTCGAACATTTGTTGTCCGGTGACGCAACGCAGTGGCCGACCGCTCCGCGGGCCAATTCACCACTGCAAACCGTGATCGTTTCCGCACCGTCCGGCGGTGTTCTGGTGACCGTTTTGCAAGACGGCAAACCGACCGCCGACGTGGAAGTCAAACTGTACGACGCGGAGGGGACCGAGAACGCATCGGCCACCACCGACAGTGCCGGAATCGCGACGTTCAAAGCGGAATCGCTGTCGTCCGGTTTGAACGCGGTCCTGGTCGGCGTGCAGCAATCCGATGTCGAAGGCGAATTGGACGGCACGGCCTACACCAACACCGCCGACTATCTGACATCGACTTTCATTCACGCGAGCGATGCCGACCATGCGAAAGCGACCCCGGAGCGTCCGACCGTCGACGAATCCAGCAAGGTGAGTATCGATGATTCCGGCTTGGATGCATTGCCCGAAGAACTGACCAGCTTCGGTGCCGCCATCAGTGGATCGAAACTGTTTGTCTACGGCGGACACACTGGCGAAGCCCACTCGTATTCGAACGAAGAACAATCCAACCGCCTGTGGTGCTTGGACTTGGAAAAGGTTGACCAGTCCAAGTGGCAACAAGTCTGCACCGACCATCGTCTGCAAGGTCTAGCCATGGTGCCCTACGACAACGGGGTGATCCGTATCGGCGGATTCACGGCGATGAACGAAAAGGGCGAAGACCGCAATCTGAAATCGCAAACGTATGTCCGTCACTTCGACGCAGATTCCGGCAGTTGGACCGATCTGCCGGCCCTGCCCGAACCACGATCGTCCACCGACGCCGCCATTTTAGGTGACACGATCTATGTGATCGGAGGTTGGAAACTGGACGGCGAAAGCGACAACAGCGTCTGGCACGAAACGGCTTGGAAAATGGACTTAAGCGCCGACCAGCCTGCTTGGCAACCGATCGCTTCGCCCCCGTTCCAGCGTCGCGCGTTGGCGGTGGCCGCGTTCGATGGCAAGATCTACGCAATCGGCGGGATGAAGTCCGTGGGTGGCCCAACGACTCGTACCGATATTTACGATCCGTCATCCGACACATGGACCGAAGGCCCGTCGATGCCGGGAACCGGAATGGCTGGATTCGGCGCGTCCGCCTTCGCCTGTGGCGATCACCTGTATGTCAGCACGATGGACGGATTTTTGCATCGACTGGCAAGCGGCGAAGCCGAATGGACGACCGTCGCCAAGATCGATCCGGCTCGTTTCTTTCATCGCATGTTACCGCTGGACGATCACCGCATGCTGATGATCGGCGGAGCCAACATGGAGATCGGCAAGTTTACCGACATCGCCCTGGTCGACGTCCGCAGCGAAAACTGA
- a CDS encoding PEP-CTERM sorting domain-containing protein (PEP-CTERM proteins occur, often in large numbers, in the proteomes of bacteria that also encode an exosortase, a predicted intramembrane cysteine proteinase. The presence of a PEP-CTERM domain at a protein's C-terminus predicts cleavage within the sorting domain, followed by covalent anchoring to some some component of the (usually Gram-negative) cell surface. Many PEP-CTERM proteins exhibit an unusual sequence composition that includes large numbers of potential glycosylation sites. Expression of one such protein has been shown restore the ability of a bacterium to form floc, a type of biofilm.) produces MRAVLPCAVAVLVLASAASQSSGALIVPTAGDERFGWDEGFSGSVFASWDVFSTTTNATPELGSFGTDVDTSTVTETTGMAFLTGGGNIYNASVATTLSVVVPTTSLSGTNTRFVAQVGTFGSVLDISSLLLNGQSASIAGLTEEMLVSSGFGAAFDNEYMAIWDIGSAPESEYTLTFSGAGPHMSLEAVRIDAFASDTAFVTPASVTAVPEPASIGSMLALTCGGGIRWLRRRKSSIDAKRS; encoded by the coding sequence ATGCGCGCGGTGTTGCCGTGCGCTGTGGCAGTGCTCGTACTTGCATCCGCGGCATCCCAATCCAGCGGTGCCCTTATCGTTCCAACCGCTGGCGATGAAAGGTTCGGTTGGGATGAAGGATTCTCCGGATCTGTTTTCGCCAGCTGGGATGTGTTCAGCACAACCACCAATGCTACGCCCGAACTTGGTTCATTCGGTACCGACGTCGACACGAGCACAGTCACCGAAACCACCGGCATGGCTTTTTTGACCGGTGGTGGAAACATCTACAACGCGAGCGTCGCTACCACTCTATCCGTAGTCGTTCCGACTACTTCCTTGTCGGGCACAAACACACGTTTTGTTGCCCAGGTTGGAACGTTCGGAAGCGTGCTTGATATTTCCAGTCTTCTACTGAACGGACAATCTGCCAGTATTGCTGGACTGACGGAAGAAATGCTGGTGTCAAGCGGTTTCGGGGCTGCCTTCGACAACGAATACATGGCCATTTGGGACATTGGCTCAGCACCGGAGTCTGAGTACACGCTGACGTTCAGTGGTGCCGGCCCTCACATGTCTCTTGAAGCGGTTCGCATCGACGCTTTCGCCAGCGACACCGCATTCGTCACGCCGGCATCGGTCACGGCGGTTCCCGAACCGGCATCCATTGGTTCCATGTTGGCATTGACCTGTGGTGGCGGAATCCGCTGGCTGCGACGCCGCAAGTCGTCCATTGATGCGAAGCGATCTTAA
- a CDS encoding DUF1559 family PulG-like putative transporter, giving the protein MTTLTRTRSAVVIDRSELPWRKTTGRRRSSPTGFTLVELLVVIAIIGILVSLLLPAVQSAREAARRMSCQNNLKQLALATHMYNDVYRKIPASVIGVTVGQSNGQAVNQAGLSGWAALLPFHEQDGLFDRLDLSKTAWDAPNDELVKQTPSIHLCPSMPVPEEDSGYSSYALSTGTEYYRNQTHNGAFVDAMNVFYGERVRAGVSESQARMHWTSIGDISGLDGTSNTLLMGEFGLQERDDSDLPFPYPGGGGSSAAQWAVSYPYSSTGTVRGIFNGTKVPIFDFHSWECFRSQHPGGVHFALSDGSVRFLSEFVDSVALDRLANRRDGEVIEPSPW; this is encoded by the coding sequence GTGACCACATTGACACGAACTCGATCGGCCGTGGTGATCGATCGATCAGAATTGCCTTGGCGAAAAACAACCGGACGAAGACGGTCTTCACCCACCGGCTTCACTTTGGTTGAACTGCTGGTGGTGATCGCAATCATCGGCATCCTTGTTTCGTTGCTATTGCCCGCTGTCCAATCGGCACGCGAAGCCGCCCGCCGGATGTCGTGCCAAAACAATCTGAAACAGCTGGCGCTCGCGACGCACATGTACAACGACGTGTATCGCAAGATCCCCGCCAGCGTGATCGGTGTGACGGTCGGCCAATCCAATGGACAAGCGGTCAATCAAGCGGGCCTGAGCGGATGGGCGGCGTTATTGCCGTTTCACGAACAGGACGGTTTGTTTGACCGTTTGGACTTATCCAAAACAGCATGGGATGCCCCCAACGACGAATTGGTCAAGCAAACACCATCGATCCATCTATGTCCGTCGATGCCCGTGCCCGAAGAAGACAGCGGTTATTCCAGCTATGCCTTGTCGACCGGCACGGAATACTATCGGAACCAGACGCACAACGGCGCCTTTGTCGACGCGATGAACGTGTTTTACGGCGAACGGGTTCGAGCCGGAGTCTCGGAATCTCAAGCCCGAATGCACTGGACCAGCATCGGCGACATCAGCGGTCTGGACGGCACGTCCAACACATTGTTGATGGGCGAATTTGGGTTGCAAGAACGTGATGATTCGGACCTGCCATTCCCATACCCGGGCGGCGGCGGTTCGAGCGCCGCACAGTGGGCGGTCAGCTATCCCTACAGTTCCACCGGAACCGTTCGCGGGATCTTCAACGGAACCAAAGTGCCGATCTTTGATTTCCATTCATGGGAATGCTTCCGCAGCCAACACCCCGGCGGCGTTCATTTCGCACTGTCCGACGGCAGCGTGCGATTCCTTAGCGAATTTGTCGACTCCGTCGCACTAGACCGTTTGGCCAATCGCCGCGACGGTGAAGTGATCGAGCCGTCGCCATGGTAA
- a CDS encoding carboxypeptidase-like regulatory domain-containing protein yields the protein MSVFDAESGQPISGATIWKGTVRMANTTDAKGKVSISHLSPIATRVHVVADGYHAAEVLVPWPDLSVALAGIDGYQPKVTTNERGRFAIHGIHSDVAFVIALGFVYQFNTKANENGNPTRQRGTLDE from the coding sequence ATGAGCGTTTTCGATGCCGAATCGGGACAACCCATCTCCGGTGCAACGATCTGGAAGGGGACGGTGCGGATGGCAAACACAACCGATGCTAAAGGGAAGGTCTCCATCAGCCATCTTTCTCCGATAGCCACCCGCGTTCATGTCGTCGCCGATGGGTATCATGCCGCCGAGGTGTTGGTTCCATGGCCGGATCTGTCGGTCGCGCTGGCCGGTATCGACGGCTACCAGCCCAAGGTGACGACCAATGAACGGGGAAGGTTTGCCATCCATGGCATTCATTCCGATGTCGCTTTCGTGATCGCCTTAGGCTTTGTTTATCAATTCAACACGAAAGCCAATGAAAACGGTAACCCGACGCGTCAGCGAGGGACTCTTGATGAATGA
- a CDS encoding hydroxyisourate hydrolase, which yields MVSRRIIPPIVIGLLVITTPGCESQPTGLTAAGEVTAKEKPVSGVVITLQPVPPTQGPKATALVFDGRFEFGPDAGLTAGQYRVRFSLLPPEFRQAAPEEQRSKFPPEGSVIPAKYDSQSNEIWELKSDQENRSQYEITIR from the coding sequence ATGGTAAGTCGTCGGATCATCCCGCCAATCGTCATCGGCCTATTGGTCATCACCACGCCCGGGTGTGAATCACAACCGACGGGCCTGACCGCGGCCGGCGAAGTCACGGCCAAAGAAAAACCGGTCTCCGGCGTCGTCATCACGCTGCAACCGGTGCCGCCGACCCAAGGCCCCAAGGCCACCGCACTGGTCTTTGACGGCCGATTCGAATTTGGCCCAGACGCGGGACTGACCGCCGGCCAATACCGCGTTCGTTTCAGCTTGCTGCCGCCCGAGTTTCGACAAGCGGCACCCGAAGAACAGCGATCCAAGTTTCCGCCGGAAGGATCCGTGATTCCCGCGAAATATGATTCGCAAAGTAATGAAATCTGGGAACTGAAATCCGACCAGGAGAACCGTTCCCAGTATGAGATAACGATCCGGTGA